Proteins co-encoded in one Malus sylvestris chromosome 7, drMalSylv7.2, whole genome shotgun sequence genomic window:
- the LOC126628174 gene encoding cytochrome P450 714C2-like, protein MAAAKMTLSVLFGGFFLLLLYLYESLVLKPKRQRSKLENQGIRGPPPSSFLLGNIPEIKSIKAKVSKNSRAPETSISHDWPSTIFPHLVQWRNEYGSIFMYSSGSIQLVSVSDVDMVKEVSMCTSLNLGKPAYLSKDRKPLLGEGILASNGPIWSHQRKIIAPQFYSDKVKGMVDLMVDSTTSLLRSWESKIESEGGIAVFRVDEDLRSLSADIISRSSFGSDYSQGKEIFLKLRTLQKVMSQLGNIGIPGLRYLPTKSNREIWRLEKDIRSMILRVANKHSMEATDEKDLLQMILEGAKNYDDADSLFSAGLSKEKFIVDNCKNIYFAGHETTAITASWSLMLLAAHPEWQARVRAEVLEICRGTIPDADMLRSMKTLNMVIQETLRLYPPAVFVIRQALEDIKLKDIIVPKGMNIQIPIPILQQLPDLWGPDALDFNPERFKNGVLGACKVPQAYLPFGVGARVCVGQQFAMTELKVILALIISQFSFSLSPTYQHCPAFSLVIEPGNGVNLHVRRV, encoded by the exons ATGGCAGCAGCAAAGATGACATTGTCAGTTTTGTTTGGTGGGTTTTTTCTATTACTATTATATCTCTACGAGTCTttggttttgaagccaaaaagGCAGAGATCAAAGCTTGAAAATCAAGGGATCAGAGGGCCtcctccttcatcatttctcttGGGAAATATCCCAGAAATTAAAAGCATCAAAGCCAAGGTGTCGAAGAATTCAAGAGCTCCAGAAACTAGTATTTCTCATGATTGGCCTTCAACCATCTTCCCTCATCTGGTGCAGTGGAGAAATGAGTATG GGTCAATCTTCATGTATTCAAGTGGAAGCATACAGCTAGTAAGTGTTTCAGATGTAGACATGGTGAAGGAAGTTAGCATGTGCACATCTTTAAACTTAGGGAAGCCAGCTTACCTATCCAAGGACCGGAAGCCGCTGTTAGGCGAAGGAATTCTAGCTTCAAATGGCCCGATTTGGTCCCACCAAAGGAAGATCATTGCTCCTCAATTCTACTCTGATAAGGTTAAG GGTATGGTGGATTTGATGGTGGACTCTACCACCTCGTTGTTGAGGTCTTGGGAAAGTAAAATCGAAAGCGAGGGAGGAATTGCAGTCTTCAGAGTTGATGAGGATTTGAGAAGCTTGTCAGCTGACATAATATCACGATCATCCTTTGGAAGCGATTATTCACAAGGGAAAGAAATTTTCTTAAAGCTCAGAACTCTTCAAAAAGTCATGTCCCAGCTGGGAAACATTGGGATTCCTGGCTTAAG ATACTTGCCAACAAAAAGCAACAGAGAGATATGGAGATTAGAGAAAGATATCCGCTCAATGATATTAAGGGTTGCAAACAAACACAGTATGGAGGCTACTGATGAGAAGGACCTTCTGCAAATGATACTTGAGGGAGCCAAAAATTATGACGATGCAGATAGTCTATTTTCTGCTGGTCTCTCTAAAGAAAAGTTTATAGTAGATAATTGCAAAAATATATACTTTGCTGGCCATGAGACCACCGCCATCACCGCATCTTGGAGCTTGATGTTATTAGCTGCACATCCAGAGTGGCAAGCACGTGTTCGTGCTGAGGTGCTTGAGATTTGCAGGGGGACTATTCCAGATGCTGATATGCTTCGAAGCATGAAAACA TTGAATATGGTGATTCAAGAAACATTGCGTCTGTACCCACCGGCCGTGTTTGTCATAAGACAAGCTTTGGAAGATATTAAGCTCAAGGACATCATAGTTCCCAAAGGAATGAACATTCAGATTCCAATCCCAATACTGCAGCAGCTGCCTGATCTATGGGGACCCGATGCCCTCGATTTCAATCCAGAAAGATTCAAGAATGGAGTTCTTGGGGCTTGCAAGGTTCCTCAAGCTTATTTGCCATTTGGAGTTGGTGCTCGCGTTTGTGTGGGGCAACAGTTTGCCATGACAGAATTGAAGGTGATTCTGGCTCTTATAATATCCCAGTTTTCCTTCTCACTCTCACCTACATACCAACACTGCCCAGCTTTTAGCTTGGTTATTGAACCTGGAAATGGTGTAAATCTCCATGTGAGGAGAGTGTAA
- the LOC126627922 gene encoding cytochrome P450 714C2-like: MAAAKIMLSMLLGGFVILLLYLYESLVLKQRRQRSKLEKQGIRGPPSSSIIFGNIPDMKRFKLEVTKKSTAAAPSRSPISKDHRVSINHDWPSTLFPHLVQWRNEYGPIFMYSTGIIQHVSVSDVEMVKELSLASLNLGQPAYKLSKDRKPLLGQGILSSNGPIWSHQRKIIAPEFYSDKVKGMVDLMVDSTTMMVRNWEHKIESEGGSSVFRVDDDLRSLSADIISRASFGSNYLQGKEIFLKLRTLQKIMSNGNIGVPGARYLPTQNNRQIGRLEKEIHSMILKAAKQRSTEATHEKDLMQMILEGAKNYDDADNLFSGYSRDSFIVDNCKSIYFAGHETIAITATWSLMLLATHPEWQAHVRAEVLEIFRDGIPDADMFRSMKTLNMVIQETLRLYPPAVFVVRQALKDIEFNKIVVPKGTNIQIPVPILQQLPDVWGPDALQFNPKRFRHGIVAACKSPEAYMPFGFGPRICVGKNLAMTELKVILSLILSKFCFSLSPAYQHSPACRLVIEPEHGVILHLKRV, from the exons ATGGCAGCAGCAAAGATAATGCTATCTATGTTGTTGGGTGGATTTGTGATATTGCTTTTGTATCTCTACGAGTCTTTGGTTTTAAAGCAAAGGAGGCAGAGATCAAAGCTTGAAAAGCAAGGAATCAGAGGACCTCCCTCTTCATCAATTATCTTTGGAAATATCCCGGACATGAAAAGGTTCAAGCTCGAGGTGACGAAGAAGTCAACAGCTGCAGCACCCAGCAGGAGTCCGATCTCGAAAGACCATCGTGTTTCCATTAATCATGATTGGCCTTCAACCCTTTTCCCTCATCTGGTGCAATGGCGAAACGAATATG GGCCAATCTTCATGTATTCAACTGGAATCATTCAGCATGTAAGTGTTTCAGATGTAGAGATGGTGAAGGAACTTAGCCTGGCATCTTTGAACTTAGGGCAGCCTGCTTACAAATTGTCTAAGGATCGCAAGCCTCTGTTAGGCCAAGGCATTCTATCTTCAAACGGCCCGATTTGGTCACACCAAAGAAAGATTATTGCTCCTGAGTTCTACTCCGACAAGGTTAAG GGTATGGTGGATTTGATGGTGGACTCGACAACAATGATGGTAAGAAACTGGGAGCATAAAATCGAAAGTGAGGGAGGAAGTTCAGTCTTTAGAGTGGATGATGATTTGAGAAGCTTGTCAGCAGATATCATATCTAGAGCATCCTTTGGAAGTAATTATTTACAAGggaaagaaatttttttaaagctCAGAACTCTTCAGAAAATCATGTCGAATGGAAACATTGGGGTTCCCGGTGCAAG ATACCTGCCAACGCAAAACAACAGACAGATAGGGAGATTAGAGAAAGAGATCCACTCAATGATCTTAAAGGCTGCGAAGCAACGCAGTACTGAAGCTACTCATGAGAAGGACCTTATGCAAATGATACTAGAGGGGGCAAAAAATTATGATGATGCTGATAACCTATTTTCAGGTTACTCCCGTGATAGTTTCATAGTGGATAATTGCAAAAGTATTTACTTTGCTGGCCATGAAACCATCGCCATCACAGCAACATGGAGCTTGATGTTGTTAGCTACACATCCAGAGTGGCAAGCTCATGTCCGTGCTGAGGTGCTTGAAATTTTCAGGGATGGTATTCCAGATGCTGATATGTTTCGAAGCATGAAAACA TTGAATATGGTGATTCAAGAAACCTTACGGTTGTACCCACCAGCTGTGTTTGTTGTAAGACAAGCCCTCAAAGATATCGAGTTCAACAAAATCGTAGTTCCCAAGGGAACAAACATTCAGATTCCAGTTCCAATATTGCAGCAACTGCCTGATGTCTGGGGCCCTGACGCCCTTCAATTTAATCCAAAAAGATTTAGGCATGGAATTGTTGCTGCCTGCAAGTCTCCTGAGGCTTAtatgccatttggatttggtCCTCGGATTTGTGTTGGCAAAAACTTAGCAATGACAGAATTGAAGGTGATTCTATCTCTTATTCTTTCCAAGTTTTGCTTCTCACTCTCCCCGGCATACCAGCACTCGCCAGCTTGTAGGTTGGTCATTGAACCTGAGCATGGAGTAATTCTCCATCTGAAGAGAGTGTGA
- the LOC126628204 gene encoding acyltransferase Pun1-like: MVIFLSKFQRIVTTYRRSLHPIRHGILFSCNIHSLVEITSRKIIKPSSPTPHHNRFLKLSLLDQLIPSTVTATIIWLYKNPNGSNFAAETSETKSERLQESLSKALVYFYPLAGRLKSPALVECNDEGAHFLEARVSCQLSDFLKQPDIKLLANFIPDNDPKTAQEALGSVLLFIQISVFNCGGIVVAASPSHKLADGTSLHTFMRTWAAINREDRVLRAQLVPPEFTGGSLLPPRELSLPSINASMEIQSLTTRRLVFDISKIASLKSNNGGVVQTFIPSNINLVLAIILKCSIAASRQLKPESWMRPMVLTQMISLRRSIVPEILENVMGNWFWSHPMLFKENETELHELVSKMRQGLTDFRAKKANRFKGEEGFLVVSESQRERADLYKRNKGLYGYWATSLCRLPLYEIDFGWGKPAWVTSPGVRKNLILLADTKQHDGIEAWVTLDEQEMAIFESDPELLAFGSVNPSISLG, translated from the coding sequence ATGGtgatttttctttcaaagtttCAGAGGATAGTAACCACCTACAGAAGAAGTCTCCATCCCATTAGACATGGAATATTATTCAGTTGTAATATCCATTCACTGGTAGAAATCACCTCAAGAAAGATCATCAAACCATCATCTCCAACTCCTCATCACAATAGATTTCTTAAGCTCTCTCTTCTGGACCAACTTATTCCTTCTACTGTAACTGCAACTATCATATGGTTATACAAAAACCCCAACGGTTCTAATTTTGCTGCCGAAACTTCAGAGACAAAATCTGAACGGTTGCAAGAGTCTTTATCAAAAGCTTTAGTTTACTTCTATCCACTGGCTGGCCGGCTCAAAAGCCCTGCATTGGTGGAGTGCAACGATGAAGGGGCTCATTTTCTTGAAGCCCGGGTTAGCTGCCAGCTTTCAGACTTTCTCAAACAACCTGATATCAAGTTACTCGCCAACTTTATCCCCGACAATGATCCTAAAACCGCCCAAGAAGCCTTGGGATCTGTACTTTTGTTTATTCAAATCAGCGTTTTCAACTGTGGAGGAATTGTTGTTGCTGCATCACCTTCACACAAGCTTGCAGATGGAACATCACTCCACACATTCATGCGAACATGGGCAGCGATAAATCGCGAAGATAGAGTGCTCAGAGCTCAATTGGTGCCACCGGAGTTTACTGGAGGGTCTTTGTTGCCTCCTAGAGAGTTGTCCCTGCCATCCATCAACGCCAGCATGGAAATTCAAAGTTTAACTACAAGAAGGCTTGTATTCGATATTTCGAAGATAGCCAGCCTCAAGTCGAATAATGGGGGTGTGGTCCAGACCTTCATCCCATCAAACATAAATCTAGTTTTGGCTATCATATTGAAATGTTCTATTGCTGCTTCCCGTCAATTGAAGCCTGAGAGTTGGATGAGACCAATGGTGCTGACCCAGATGATAAGCTTGCGAAGAAGTATTGTCCCGGAGATATTGGAAAATGTCATGGGGAATTGGTTTTGGTCACATCCAATGTTATTCAAAGAAAATGAGACCGAACTACACGAGTTAGTGAGCAAAATGAGGCAAGGATTGACAGACTTTCGGGCCAAGAAGGCCAACAGATTTAAAGGCGAGGAGGGATTCTTGGTGGTATCTGAGTCTCAGAGAGAAAGGGCTGATCTTTATAAGAGAAATAAAGGCTTATATGGATATTGGGCCACCAGTCTGTGCAGGCTTCCTCTGTATGAAATCGATTTTGGTTGGGGGAAACCTGCTTGGGTCACCAGCCCAGGTGTCAGAAAGAACCTAATTCTGTTGGCTGACACAAAACAGCACGATGGTATCGAAGCATGGGTGACCTTGGATGAACAAGAAATGGCCATATTTGAGTCTGATCCGGAGCTTCTTGCATTTGGTTCCGTGAACCCCAGCATTTCCCTTGGTTAA